Proteins from a genomic interval of Zingiber officinale cultivar Zhangliang chromosome 1B, Zo_v1.1, whole genome shotgun sequence:
- the LOC121985363 gene encoding 60S ribosomal protein L8-like has translation MGRVIRAQRKGAGSVFKSHTHHRKGPARFRSLDYGERNGYLKGVVTEIIHDPGRGAPLARVTFRHPFRFKLQKELFIASEGMYTGQFVYCGRKANLMVGNVLPLRSIPEGAVVCNVEHHVGDRGVLARASGDYAIVISHNPDNGTSRIKLPSGAKKIVPSNCRAMIGQVAGGGRTEKPLLKAGNAYHKFRVKRNCWPKVRGVAMNPVEHPHGGGNHQHIGHASTVRRDAPPGQKVGLIAARRTGRLRGQAAATASKADKV, from the exons ATGGGTCGCGTCATCAGAGCCCAGAGGAAGGGAGCAGGCTCGGTTTTCAAGTCCCACACGCACCACCGGAAGGGGCCGGCCAGGTTCCGGAGTCTCGACTACGGGGAGCGCAATGGATACCTTAAGGGCGTGGTGACCGAAATCATCCACGACCCTGGCCGCGGCGCCCCCCTCGCTCGCGTTACCTTCCGACACCCATTCCGCTTCAAGCTCCAGAAGGAGCTCTTCATTGCCTCCGAGGGCATGTACACCGGCCAGTTCGTCTACTGCGGCCGCAAAGCCAATCTCATGGTTGGTAACGTTCTCCCCCTCCGCTCCATTCCCGAGGGCGCCGTCGTCTGCAACGTCGAGCACCATGTTGGCGACCGCGGTGTCCTGGCCCGCGCTTCCGGTGACTACGCTATCGTGATCAGTCACAACCCAGACAATGGAACAAGCAG GATCAAGCTTCCATCTGGTGCCAAGAAGATTGTACCGAGCAATTGCCGTGCCATGATTGGGCAGGTGGCTGGTGGTGGTAGAACTGAGAAGCCCCTTCTGAAGGCTGGCAATGCCTATCACAAGTTCAGAGTGAAGAGGAACTGCTGGCCTAAGGTCCGTGGTGTGGCCATGAACCCAGTGGAGCATCCCCACGGAGGAGGTAACCACCAGCACATTGGTCATGCCTCCACTGTTCGCCGCGACGCTCCACCCGGCCAGAAGGTGGGTCTTATTGCTGCAAGGAGAACAGGTCGTCTCAGGGGACAGGCTGCCGCAACTGCATCCAAGGCAGACAAGGTCTAG